GTGAATCTCCGGTCATAGCCGAACTCGTCCACTTCTTCGGAGTGCCAGGCGAAGTAGAGGCCGCGGGAGAGCCGGGCCAGGTTCTCCCAGTTCATCCCGGCCATCCCCGCCTGCAAGAGGCGGCCGAGGGCGGTGGGGAGGCCCTCCGCTCGGTCGCTCCCCGAACCCGGCTCTGCCGCTCGCGGCCGCTCCCGGGCGGGCGGCCTCTTCGGGGCGGCCCCTTCCGCGCCCGCCCCCTTCCGAGCCCGGCGCAGGGGCACCACCGCCGCCGGCTGGCTCATGCCCTCGCCTCCATCCTCTGGTTGGCCGCCTCTGGGTAGCGATAGCCAAGAAACGCGGCGAGCGCGTCCCGACTCGTGTGGCGGGCGGTGAAGCCGAGCAGCCGCTGCGCCTTCTCCCCGTCGGCCACACACAGGAATCGAACATAGTCGAGGAAGCCGCCCGGGGCCTCACCCAAGCCCGCGGACCAGAGCAGATCGGCGGCCGCGTAGGCCACGGGGTGCGGCACCGGCAGCGGCACCTTGTCCGCCAAGTGGAGGGCGGTGAGCAGGCTGATGACGCCGCGCGGAACGATGTTGAGACTCCCGCCCGGGGCTTTGTCCAGAGCCGCCTCCACCGCCTCCACCGCGTCGTCGGGGTGCAGGAGCTGGAGGAGGGGGTCATAGCCGAGAAGGACCGGGACCACGCGCCGACTGAAGATCCGGGTGTAGAAGGTGTGCACACCCGGGCCCAGGAGGGGTGCGAAACGCAATACGGTGACGGTAAGACGGGGATAGCGCCGCGCGAACGAGCGCGCGTGCCCCTCCGCCTCCAGCTTGTCGCGGATCCAGCCCAGGCCGGGGTTGGGTGGGGGGGTACGCTCTTCGGTCAGGTAATTGGGGTTCTGTCCCTGGGCCCCGTAGACCGCGGTAAAGGAGCGCACGATCAAATGGCGCACGCCCGCCGCCGCCGCCGCCGCCGCCAGGTGAAGGGTCCCGATCGACTCGAGCTCGTGGGCGTGGGGGGGGTCCCGCCGGGGATTCGTGAAGAACGCGGTGTGGACGACCGAGTCCACCTCCTCTTCTTGGAACGCCTCCAGCAGCCGCTGATCGGCGGCGGGCAGGGTGATGTCCACCATGTGGTACCGCACCCCGGGCACGCTGGCGGGGGGGGCGGCGACGTCCACCGCCAGCACGGAGTCGGGGTCGCGAGCGGCCACCAACCTCCGCAAGACGCGGCTGCCGAGGAAGGAGGAGGTCCCGGTGAGGGCGATCCGGCCCACGCCTATTCCGTCCGGCCGGTACCGCGGGTCTTGCCGCGGCGGCGCCGCCGCGCCGCCGCGGGCTTCGCCTTGGCCTTCAAAGCGACCACCTCCCGCTCGAGGGCCTCGATCCGGGCCAGGGCCTTTCTGAGCTCGCCCCGGGTGGGGACATTCATCGTCTTCAAGGCGTGTCCCACCGCCTCCTCCAGCTTCTGCTTTCCGCGGAGGGCCCCTTCCACCGCCTTCATGAACTGCGGGTTCGCCATCAGCTCGCCCGAGATCTGGCCGAACACCTCTTCCCCGCGGGCCTTGAGGCGCTCCAGCAGGCTCATCTCCTGGGTCACGGCGTCCTCCTTTCGGCGCGCTCCCTCGAGAGTATACCGAGCCCCCCTTAGCCCCGCCTATCCTCTTCGCGGCCGGGGCGGGCCCCTATTGCTCTTGGCTCCCGGAGCCGCTACGCCTCATCGGGGGCGGAATGTCTTGAGGTCGATCTCGCCCCCGAGCAGGCGCTGGAACTCCCCCGCGGACAGGGAAGCCACCTCCCGCCCGCTGCTGAACTCGATGGCCTCCAGGGCCTTCTGCCAGAGTTGTTCCCGCCGCGCGATTTCGTCCCCGTCGCGCACCTTCCCAAACTCCTGCACGTACCGGTTGTGCCGGCAGAGCATGCGGAAGGCTTGGAGGGTATCCGGACGGCGTATGGGCAGGCCGAGGATCCGCACGTCATTTCCAACGTCATGGATGGGCTGCCCCCACTCCCCGTAGACTCCGAAGATGGCTCCCAGTTTCTCCAGGGCATGCGCGAGCTTGGGCTCGTTGAGGCTCTGCAGGATCGCCTTCACCACGGGCATGGTGACATTCCGGGCCAGAGTGGGATCGGCCAGACGGACGTTGACCCCCAGCTCCTCCCGCGTCACCCGCACCACGTCCTCGGATCGGATCCGGTTGTCGGTGGCCAAGTGGATTCGGGCCCCGATCGCCTCCGGGGCGTGGAGGGCGGCCAGGATCCCGGCCGCCACCCGGTCCACGGGAACCAGGTTCAGCTCCGCGGAGCGATCGGCGGGGAACGACAGGGCCACCATCGCCACCAGCCGGGCCCGC
The DNA window shown above is from Vicinamibacteria bacterium and carries:
- a CDS encoding NAD-dependent epimerase/dehydratase family protein, whose product is MGRIALTGTSSFLGSRVLRRLVAARDPDSVLAVDVAAPPASVPGVRYHMVDITLPAADQRLLEAFQEEEVDSVVHTAFFTNPRRDPPHAHELESIGTLHLAAAAAAAGVRHLIVRSFTAVYGAQGQNPNYLTEERTPPPNPGLGWIRDKLEAEGHARSFARRYPRLTVTVLRFAPLLGPGVHTFYTRIFSRRVVPVLLGYDPLLQLLHPDDAVEAVEAALDKAPGGSLNIVPRGVISLLTALHLADKVPLPVPHPVAYAAADLLWSAGLGEAPGGFLDYVRFLCVADGEKAQRLLGFTARHTSRDALAAFLGYRYPEAANQRMEARA